One window of Vicia villosa cultivar HV-30 ecotype Madison, WI unplaced genomic scaffold, Vvil1.0 ctg.001794F_1_1, whole genome shotgun sequence genomic DNA carries:
- the LOC131636616 gene encoding ALA-interacting subunit 1-like, translating into MATTSAGSSDSTANRPQTKRPKYSKFTQQELPACKPILTPQAVISAFLIVTVVFIPIGVASLIASRDVVEIVDRYEEACVPSNWTDKVAYIQSNANKTCIRKLEVPKRMKSPIHVYYQLDNFYQNHRRYVKSRNDEQLRDSKKGNSTTGCQPEDYVNGVPIVPCGLIAWSMFNDTYHFTRNSKNVTVNKNEISWKSDRDHKFGSDVFPKNFQNGTIIGGARLNDKIPLSKQEDLIVWMRTAALPTFRKLYGRIEVDLEKGDVIDVVVQNHYNTYSFSGKKKLVLSTASWLGGKNDFLGIAYLSVGGLSFFLAMAFTILYFVKPRQLGDPSYLSWNRSPSGH; encoded by the exons ATGGCTACCACCAGCGCTGGATCCAGCGATTCTACTGCTAATAGACCACAAACGAAACGACCTAAGT ACTCAAAGTTTACACAGCAGGAGCTTCCAGCATGCAAGCCTATTCTTACACCACAAGCG GTTATTTCAGCTTTCTTGATTGTTACCGTCGTATTCATTCCTATTGGAGTTGCTTCACTTATTGCTTCACGAGAT gttgttgaaattgttgatagGTACGAGGAAGCATGCGTACCATCAAATTGGACGGACAAGGTAGCATACATTCAGAGTAATGCCAATAAAACTTGCATAAGGAAGCTGGAA GTGCCGAAGCGTATGAAGTCTCCTATCCATGTTTACTACCAGCTTGATAACTTCTACCAAAATCATCGCAG gtaTGTGAAAAGCCGAAATGATGAACAGTTGAGGGATTCAAAAAAAGGAAACTCAACAACTGGTTGTCAGCCTGAAGATTATGTAAACGGTGTTCCAATTGTACCTTGCGGTCTTATAGCTTGGAGTATGTTCAATGATACATACCACTTCACGCGCAACAGCAAGAATGTTACAGTGAACAAGAATGAAATCTCATGGAAGAGTGATAGGGATCACAAATTTGGAAGTGATGTTTTCCCTAAAAATTTCCAGAATGGTACTATTATAGGCGGTGCTCGTCTCAACGATAAAATACCA TTGAGCAAGCAGGAGGACCTTATTGTTTGGATGCGAACTGCTGCTTTACCAACTTTTAGAAAGTTGTATGGAAGGATTGAGGTCGATTTGGAGAAAGGTGATGTGATAGACGTGGTAGTGCAAAACCACTACAACACGTATAGTTTTAGCGGCAAGAAGAAGCTTGTATTGTCAACTGCTAGTTGGCTTGGTGGGAAGAATGACTTCCTTGGCATTGCTTATCTCTCTGTTGGAGGATTAAGCTTCTTCTTGGCCATGGCTTTTACTATTCTATATTTTGTCAAGCCAAG GCAACTTGGAGATCCATCATACTTGTCATGGAATAGGAGTCCATCAGGGCACTGA
- the LOC131636625 gene encoding proteinaceous RNase P 2-like isoform X2 — protein MDTTLTKMTTNKRKKTNQTPENKFQFELNSCSKSKDFRGAISLYDDAVLKKTRVNQHHLNALLYLCSNAVTDPSLKQLALDYGFRIFDHMASQNITPNEATVATVARLAAANGDGDRAFELVKNIGDYNVAPRLRTYDPALFCFCESLDADKAYEVEEHMNGVGVSLEEEEIAALLQVSAKKGKADRVYRYLHKLRSSVRCVKESTGTVIEEWFRSCEGCEVGQGDLDVERVRDGVLRNGGGWHGLGWVGKGDWVVNRTIVDGDGICRGCGEQLVCVDIDDEEMEKFASSVAALAVEREVKANFSEFQGWLGKHDSYEAIVDGANVGLYQQNFAEGGFNIQQLDDVVKELHNQSGGKWPLVVLHNKRVRGLMENPSSRKLVEEWMKNGVLYTTPNGSNDDWYWLYATVKLGCLLVTNDEMRDHIFELLGSNFFNQWKERHQVHYTFVKGKLKLQMPPSYSLVIQETEKGSWHVPLALGTSNESSKPWLCITRATADDAVAAVSNGVDTSGNGHRDEAQKLAGNVDSLDSSPVIENKSTSVTGKRKERSYPS, from the exons ATGGACACAACACTAACGAAAATGACAACAAACAAGAGGAAGAAAACTAACCAAACACCGGAAAACAAGTTCCAGTTCGAGCTCAATTCATGTTCTAAATCGAAAGACTTCCGCGGCGCAATCTCGCTATATGACGATGCTGTTTTGAAAAAAACCCGTGTCAATCAACACCACCTTAATGCACTACTCTACCTTTGTTCTAATGCAGTCACAGACCCTTCACTTAAACAGCTTGCATTGGATTATGGATTTCGTATATTCGACCATATGGCCTCCCAAAATATTACTCCTAACGAAGCTACTGTTGCCACGGTGGCTAGACTTGCTGCAGCTAATGGGGATGGTGATCGCGCGTTTGAATTGGTGAAAAATATTGGTGATTATAATGTTGCTCCTAGGTTAAGGACTTATGATCCTGCGTTGTTTTGCTTTTGTGAATCTCTTGATGCTGATAAAGCGTATGAGGTTGAGGAGCATATGAATGGTGTTGGGGTTAGTTTGGAGGAAGAGGAAATTGCGGCGCTTTTGCAGGTTAGTGCGAAGAAGGGTAAGGCTGATAGGGTTTATAGGTATCTTCACAAGCTAAGGAGTAGTGTGAGGTGTGTTAAGGAATCGACGGGGACGGTTATTGAGGAGTGGTTTCGGAGCTGTGAGGGGTGTGAGGTTGGTCAGGGGGATTTGGATGTGGAGAGGGTTAGAGATGGGGTTTTGAGAAATGGAGGAGGTTGGCATGGTTTGGGGTGGGTTGGAAAAGGGGATTGGGTTGTGAATAGAACGATTGTTGACGGTGACGGGATTTGTCGTGGATGTGGCGAGCAATTGGTTTGTGTGGATATTGATGACGAGGAGATGGAGAAATTCGCTTCTTCGGTTGCTGCATTGGCTGTGGAGCGTGAGGTCAAGGCAAATTTTAGTGAATTTCAG GGTTGGCTTGGGAAACATGACTCTTATGAAGCCATAGTGGATGGTGCCAATGTTGGTCTCTACCAGCAAAATTTTGCTGAAGGTGGATTTAATATTCAGCAG CTTGATGATGTTGTGAAAGAATTGCACAATCAAAGCGGGGGAAAATGGCCCCTGGTTGTCTTACATAACAAGCGTGTAAGAGGGCTAATGGAAAATCCTTCCAGTAGAAAACTGGTAGAGGAGTGGATGAAAAACGGAGTGCTATATACAACTCCAAATGGATCCAATGATGATTG GTATTGGCTCTATGCTACCGTAAAACTTGGATGCTTGCTTGTGACAAATGATGAAATGCGAGATCACATATTTGAACTCCTAGGAAGCAACTTTTTTAACCAGTGGAAAGAGAGACATCAA GTTCACTACACTTTTGTTAAGGGGAAGTTGAAACTTCAGATGCCGCCATCATACTCATTGGTTATTCAG GAAACAGAAAAAGGATCATGGCATGTGCCTTTGGCACTCGGCACTAGCAACGAGTCTTCGAAGCCTTGGCTCTGCATTACGCGGGCAACTGCTGATGATGCTGTTGCTGCTGTTTCTAATGGTGTGGATACTTCTGGAAATGGCCATCGAGACGAGGCACAGAAATTAGCAGGCAATGTTGATAGCTTAGATTCTTCTCCAGTCATTGAGAATAAGAGTACTTCTGTGACTGGTAAAAGAAAAGAGAGGTCTTATCCTTCATGA